One part of the Rutidosis leptorrhynchoides isolate AG116_Rl617_1_P2 chromosome 1, CSIRO_AGI_Rlap_v1, whole genome shotgun sequence genome encodes these proteins:
- the LOC139855452 gene encoding uncharacterized protein, whose protein sequence is MKSKKRKPTDSENKNNNKKASKSSRIDSVNKSTELNGETSMKLIEDATPWRNLQLILSLEDKNLDIQTKVELAYKFVKLSCGQVEEDRIQTSEVVSFERVKIFLNDWIQSTLFSSEKKIRDEGVADQFGVSGSCFDSKCWEIFKFCLDNATKRHVSLSSAKDILKVIHCIAKSMKIRDINERELTLYDTMFDCIFSIFTSHGGVSNENLNLWISLVGTVLELVLKIITNKLDDSGQGTAVLNLTCLVLEPFTKFLRLHPNKKNGFQDFVERLLEPLLCLLHVLHGACKLGLMSKLLKLIEEVLCQGLFHPSHIDGFLSVQSLAKYKLSDDGKPKDSKTVTKSYHRHFYDKMAKMAVEKKALALCGEGELFRLFVHCIKRQEGVQVTLSSEIRKSLFDFFVQIMEPFLGDIDGYLRDEVEIGPVLENCSCTIKSINSILITLIEEKVYVRVDDTSEGACANFLKLVCDKIMLLSAKIGQIVASTFDVNSRICKGLVEVVVKELVVCIRYLLEVDYEVLGNDLESLWLLMFSYGTLGHTLTYLQDQSVISEILNLGCHMINLYSELRQVGTSIFALCKAIRSLVSSVRTIEADCSQSSSSILYYESWTTSLRLILCSPDLRLSIHNAVKSIPEGQVSLCIQGLTTDLSESIDWMKGNSENFCQEIVGSGLSEVYALVLDSLMVTSGNSSLVGVSLTDLITVIRPSMSILISQQSDSVHEFVSEVSGCKDETCSAHWIFAFFFHLYMSCRSLYRQAVSLASPNTSKKMSEAIGDPLTAYSGNDWLEKTEIDGGYFFWISQRSVSLLHVIETISKVCIEGSTIDVSPLIFVLNAMILQRLVDLNRLVKSFEYVIKRNDLMISHDDGKGNKRLRKRLSKLTEEATDLVNYLMGHLSLVKKCQLNYPCDIAVAAIDRSSLPSAIWSVLCQNIDVWSMHAAKKKLKMFLSIVLQTSLPYVSTNFKLSGEHNNANKSGNLKAVTGQGISLELISNTMFYEEKFVWKHMASRFVRFLEELVSPLFNNGVDIELQVQPNWPEVIRTLKTPLVVSKSTKRSSKQEVDDPSVRNGGVYTVCETSLNFLSWMPKRCITSKAFTLCATCILNLERVIVGTLLGDNGAHDHYQLLRLLLCCRKTLKNLMATFCEENIGTSQNLLAALHFEGKFPALWLFKSLLSLQHTFSKDEDSQVHDMMVSLTDYTSYAFLTLIKGSSVHASNFLISARKVFQPNVVSTFDQEDSDHSEGDVACKFMIQVAEALQDHSQIIHTSQGETTLYESSSILACFQGFLWGLSSTLSHMDSQNINLKAIFLRRNFEPVDKLKLCIDTYTSFINKFLCDMLLQDDKLLKTEEKSYKLENVDMGWLHINNAFLSSLVDGENVEAVFFLRQLFLAYSAIVRLNLQIKTSVSLNLVNLLLSSSDILLSKFSINTTTPSEFGFVFLDGVGKFLEEFANHLSTTNSTLPTNVYSRLVDLHLKAIGKCISLQGKGATLESHDTESSTKTINDPECAYPSGSSSLDELKNRLRMSFKVLVRKPSESYLSSAVQSIRRALVASGGGKVSSIVAAGIDCLDLILEAITGRKGLSTVKADILGSVGCIFNIIYHLQGPGIFNKNPVSKLVSCADPDPGSVILMCIEVLTKVSGKHALYQMDAYSVAQALTIPATIFQRILIVDNNQSMDDQLIDRQYLIDLYAACCQMLYTFLRHHKRGSLRHISLLQASVSVLLHCLEMVNKDQTVETSYLVWGVQEGIKCGASLRRIYEEIRQQKDFVGQDCRLFLSSYIVVYSGYGPHKAGIIREIDEALRPGVYALIDACSADDLQYLHTVLGEGPCRNTLANLQHDYKLNFQYEGKV, encoded by the exons ATGAAGTCAAAAAAGAGAAAGCCTACTGATTCAGAAAACAAGAACAATAATAAAAAGGCTTCAAAATCATCTCGTATCGATTCTGTAAACAAATCAACCGAATTAAATGGTGAAACATCAATGAAATTGATTGAAGATGCAACTCCGTGGAGGAATTTGCAGCTAATTTTGTCGTTAGAAGATAAGAATCTCGATATTCAAAC AAAGGTGGAGCTGGCTTATAAGTTTGTGAAATTGAGTTGTGGTCAAGTAGAAGAGGACCGTATTCAAACTTCAGAGGTTGTTAGCTTTGAAAGAGTAAAAATTTTCCTCAACGACTGGATTCAGTCAACATTGTTTTCATCAGAGAAGAAGATTAGGGATGAAGGGGTTGCCGATCAGTTCGGTGTAAGTGGGTCTTGTTTTGATTCAAAATGCTGGGAAATATTCAAGTTTTGCCTAGATAATGCTACGAAACGACATGTTTCATTGAGCTCCGCCAAGGACATCTTGAAAGTCATTCATTGCATTGCTAAGAGTATGAAAATCAGAGATATTAACGAGCGCGAGTTAACGCTATATGATACAATGTTTGACTGTATTTTCTCCATTTTCACATCACATGGTGGAGTTTCAAATGAAAATTTAAATTTGTGGATTTCGCTCGTTGGTACTGTACttgagcttgttttgaaaattatcaCCAACAAACTTGACGATAGCGGGCAGGGAACGGCTGTCTTGAATTTGACGTGCTTAGTTCTTGAGCCATTCACCAAGTTCTTGAGGCTACATCCgaataagaaaaatggttttcaagATTTTGTTGAACGACTTTTGGAACCTTTGTTGTGCTTGTTACATGTGCTACATGGTGCTTGTAAACTTGGTTTGATGAGTAAATTACTAAAGCTCATTGAAGAAGTTTTGTGTCAGGGATTGTTTCACCCATCACACATTGATGGATTTCTGAGCGTACAGAGCTTAGCAAAGTATAAACTTTCTGACGATGGAAAGCCAAAAGATTCAAAAACAGTTACTAAAAGTTATCACAGACACTTTTATGATAAGATGGCAAAAATGGCGGTGGAGAAGAAAGCGTTGGCATTATGTGGTGAAGGAGAGCTTTTTCGCTTGTTTGTTCATTGTATCAAAAGGCAAGAAGGTGTACAAGTTACTTTAAGTTCCGAGATAAGGAAGTCACTATTTGATTTCTTTGTGCAGATTATGGAGCCTTTTTTAGGTGATATTGATGGTTACCTTCGAGATGAAGTAGAAATAGGGCCAGTGTTAGAAAATTGTAGTTGTACAATCAAATCAATCAACTCAATTCTTATCACTTTAATAGAAGAGAAAGTATATGTAAGGGTAGATGACACCTCTGAAGGGGCTTGTGCTAATTTCTTGAAACTAGTTTGTGACAAAATAATGTTGCTTTCTGCCAAAATAGGTCAGATAGTggcatcaacttttgatgtaaatagTCGAATATGCAAGGGGTTGGTGGAGGTGGTAGTCAAAGAGCTTGTTGTATGCATACGTTATTTGCTTGAAGTTGATTATGAGGTTCTTGGTAATGATCTTGAAAGTTTATGGCTTTTGATGTTTTCGTATGGGACCCTTGGACACACCTTGACCTATTTGCAGGATCAGTCAGTAATTTCAGAAATACTTAATCTTGGATGTCACATGATTAACCTTTATAGTGAGCTTCGTCAG GTGGGTACCTCAATTTTTGCACTATGTAAAGCTATCAGGAGTTTGGTTTCATCTGTACGAACCATTGAAGCTGATTGTTCACAATCTTCAAGTTCCATTTTATATTATGAGTCATGGACAACATCATTGAGATTAATATTATGCTCACCAGATTTAAGGCTTTCTATTCATAATGCTGTAAAGTCTATACCCGAGGGGCAAGTAAGTTTGTGTATTCAAGGATTAACTACCGATCTTTCTGAATCTATCGATTGGATGAAAGGTAATTCAGAAAATTTTTGTCAAGAAATTGTCGGTAGTGGTTTATCTGAAGTTTATGCTTTAGTTTTGGACTCGTTAATGGTCACTTCTGGTAACAGTAGTCTTGTTGGAGTTTCTTTAACTGATTTGATAACTGTAATTCGTCCTAGTATGAGTATATTGATTTCACAACAATCGGACAGCGTTCACGAGTTTGTGTCGGAAGTTTCTGGATGCAAAGATGAAACGTGTTCCGCTCACTGGATTTTTGCTTTCTTTTttcatttatacatgtcttgtagAAGCTTATATCGCCAGGCTGTCAGTCTTGCATCGCCAAATACATCCAAAAAGATGTCAGAAGCGATTGGTGATCCATTGACAGCATATTCTGGAAACGATTGGTTAGAAAAGACCGAAATAGACGGAGGCTATTTTTTTTGGATTTCTCAACGTTCGGTTTCTCTTCTTCATGTGATAGAAACAATCTCGAAGGTTTGTATTGAAGGAAGTACAATAGATGTATCTCCTCTAATATTTGTTTTGAATGCTATGATTCTTCAAAGGCTCGTTGACTTAAATAGGCTGGTCAAGTCCTTTGAATATGTGATTAAAAGGAATGATTTGATGATATCTCATGATGACGGTAAAGGAAATAAACGGTTGCGAAAGCGCCTTTCAAAGTTGACAGAAGAGGCAACGGATCTCGTAAACTATCTAATGGGACACCTCTCTTTAGTGAAAAAATGCCAGCTAAATTATCCATGTGATATAGCTGTTGCTGCAATCGATCGAAGTTCACTGCCTTCTGCGATTTGGAGTGTTTTGTGCCAAAATATTGATGTTTGGAGCATGCATGCAGCTAAGAAGAAATTGAAAATGTTTCTCTCGATTGTTCTTCAAACTTCTCTTCCATATGTAAGCACCAATTTCAAGCTATCTGGAGAGCATAATAACGCCAATAAGTCTGGGAATTTGAAGGCTGTAACAGGACAAGGAATTTCATTGGAACTGATCAGCAACACAATGTTCTATGAGGAAAAA TTTGTGTGGAAGCATATGGCATCAAGGTTTGTTCGGTTCTTGGAAGAGTTGGTGTCACCTTTATTCAACAATGGGGTAGATATTGAATTGCAAGTGCAACCTAATTGGCCCGAGGTTATCAGGACCCTTAAAACCCCATTGGTTGTTTCAAAAAGCACTAAAAGAAGCAGTAAGCAAGAAGTTGATGATCCATCTGTTAGGAATGGGGGAGTATATACAGTCTGTGAAACTTCACTCAATTTTCTTTCCTGGATGCCAAAGAGATGtataacctctaaagccttcactcTCTGTGCAACTTGCATATTAAACCTTGAAAG GGTTATTGTTGGCACTTTGTTGGGCGACAATGGCGCTCATGATCATTATCAACTCTTAAGGCTCCTTCTTTGTTGTCGGAAAACTCTAAAAAATCTGATGGCTACATTTTGTGAGGAGAATATTGGAACCAGTCAAAACTTACTTGCTGCCTTACACTTTGAAGGCAAGTTTCCTGCTTTATGGCTTTTTAAGTCATTACTCTCATTGCAGCACACGTTCTCCAAAGATGAAGACTCCCAAGTGCACGATATGATGGTTTCACTAACGGATTACACATCATATGCGTTTTTGACACTCATAAAGGGTAGTTCTGTCCACGCAAGCAATTTTCTTATATCTGCTAGGAAAGTTTTTCAACCAAATGTTGTATCCACATTTGATCAAGAAGATAGTGATCATTCAGAGGGTGATGTTGCATGCAAATTTATGATCCAAGTTGCTGAGGCACTACAAGATCACTCACAAATCATTCATACCAGTCAAGGTGAAACAACTTTATATGAAAGTTCTTCTATCTTAGCTTGCTTTCAGGGTTTTTTGTGGGGCCTCTCGTCTACATTATCCCATATGGACTCGCAAAACATAAATCTGAAAGCCATATTTCTTAGAAGAAATTTTGAACCAGTTGACAAGTTAAAACTCTGCATCGATACTTACACGTCATTTATAAACAAGTTTTTGTGTGACATGCTTCTTCAAGATGACAAGCTACTTAAAACCGAGGAGAAAAGTTATAAATTAGAAAATGTGGATATGGGCTGGTTACATATAAATAATGCCTTTTTGAGCAGCCTTGTAGATGGAGAAAATGTTGAAGCTGTATTTTTCCTCAGACAGCTATTTCTTGCCTATTCAGCGATTGTCAGGCTGAATTTACAGATCAAAACATCGGTGTCATTAAATTTGGTTAATCTATTACTAAGTAGTTCAGATATTTTGCTATCAAAGTTCTCAATTAACACTACAACACCATCAGAGTTTGGTTTCGTATTCTTAGATGGGGTTGGAAAGTTTCTTGAAGAATTTGCAAATCATCTTTCTACAACCAACTCTACTTTGCCTACAAACGTTTATTCAAGATTGGTTGATTTGCACTTAAAAGCTATTGGGAAATGTATATCTTTACAAGGAAAAGGAGCTACTTTGGAATCTCATGATACCGAATCGAGTACAAAGACTATTAATGACCCTGAATGTGCTTATCCTAGTGGATCTTCAAGCTTAGATGAACTCAAAAACCGATTACGGATGTCTTTTAAGGTTTTGGTCAGAAAACCATCAGAGTCGTACTTATCCTCTGCAGTGCAGTCTATAAGAAGAGCCCTGGTTGCTTCTGGTGGGGGAAAAGTTTCTTCCATTGTTGCTGCTGGCATTGATTGCTTAGATTTAATTCTTGAAGCTATTACAG GTCGGAAGGGCCTGAGCACGGTGAAGGCTGATATCTTGGGTTCAGTGGGTTGCATCTTCAACATTATCTATCATTTGCAGGGCCCAGGAATCTTCAACAAAAACCCTGTTTCTAAATTAGTTAGTTGTGCTGATCCTGATCCGGGATCTGTAATTCTTATGTGTATTGAGGTACTTACTAAAGTGTCTGGGAAACATGCGCTTTATCAAATGGATGCGTACTCTGTTGCACAAGCACTCACTATTCCAGCAACAATTTTTCAACGTATTCTCATCGTAGATAACAATCAGAGCATGGATGACCAGCTTATAGATCGACAATATTTAATTGATTTATATGCTGCGTGTTGCCAGATGTTGTACACTTTTCTTAGGCATCACAAAAG GGGAAGTTTACGGCACATTTCACTTTTACAAGCTTCTGTTTCTGTTCTTCTTCATTGTTTGGAGATGGTGAATAAAGATCAAACTGTTGAAACGAGCTATTTGGTATGGGGGGTACAAGAGGGAATAAAATGTGGCGCTTCCCTTCGAAGAATATATGAAGAG ATACGGCAACAGAAAGATTTCGTCGGCCAGGATTGTCGCCTGTTTTTATCCAGTTACATAGTTGTATATTCAGGATATGGTCCTCACAAAGCTGGCATCATTAG GGAAATAGATGAAGCATTGAGACCAGGTGTATATGCTTTAATAGATGCGTGCTCGGCAGATGATCTCCAATATCTTCACACTGTATTAGGAG AGGGTCCTTGCAGAAACACTTTGGCAAATCTACAACACGATTACAAATTGAATTTCCAGTATGAAGGAAAAGTGTaa